A single window of Flagellimonas maritima DNA harbors:
- a CDS encoding 2-hydroxyacid dehydrogenase, giving the protein MKVLHLDTNHPLLIEQFAELGFQNDEDYTSSKDDIEKKIHLYDGVIIRSRFTIDQQFLDKATNLKFIGRVGAGLENIDTRYAKQKDIFLASAPEGNRNAVGEHTLGMLLSLMNKMTKANREVKKGKWDREGNRGVELNGKTVGIIGYGNMGKAFAEKLSGFDVDIICYDIVGGVGDDNARQVGIMEFKQKSDVVSLHVPQTEKTIGMVNSGFINEFHKPFWFLNTARGKCVITHDLVNGLKSEKILGAGLDVLEYEKKSFENMFAQKPKAFKYLRKAKNVLLTPHVAGWTTESKEKLAQTIVDKIKAGFC; this is encoded by the coding sequence ATGAAAGTTCTCCACCTAGACACCAATCATCCACTGCTTATAGAACAGTTCGCGGAACTCGGATTCCAAAATGACGAAGACTATACATCATCAAAAGACGATATTGAGAAAAAAATACATTTGTACGATGGCGTAATCATAAGAAGTAGATTTACTATTGACCAACAGTTCTTGGACAAAGCAACCAACTTAAAGTTTATAGGCCGTGTAGGTGCCGGTTTGGAAAATATAGATACACGTTATGCCAAACAGAAGGATATCTTTTTAGCTTCGGCACCAGAAGGAAATCGTAATGCCGTAGGCGAACATACTTTGGGGATGTTACTGTCCTTAATGAACAAAATGACCAAAGCAAACAGGGAGGTCAAAAAAGGGAAATGGGACAGGGAAGGTAATCGCGGTGTTGAATTAAACGGTAAAACTGTTGGTATTATCGGTTATGGAAATATGGGCAAGGCTTTTGCCGAAAAACTCAGTGGCTTTGATGTGGACATTATCTGCTATGATATTGTAGGCGGTGTAGGCGATGATAATGCAAGACAGGTAGGGATTATGGAGTTCAAACAAAAATCCGATGTTGTAAGCCTCCATGTTCCCCAGACAGAAAAAACCATAGGGATGGTCAATTCAGGATTTATAAATGAATTTCACAAACCATTTTGGTTTCTGAATACGGCACGTGGAAAATGTGTTATAACCCACGATTTGGTAAATGGATTAAAGTCAGAAAAAATTCTTGGTGCTGGTTTGGACGTGTTGGAATATGAAAAAAAATCGTTCGAAAATATGTTTGCGCAGAAACCAAAGGCCTTCAAATATTTACGAAAAGCCAAAAATGTTCTATTGACGCCCCATGTTGCAGGTTGGACAACAGAAAGCAAGGAAAAGTTGGCACAGACCATTGTAGATAAAATCAAAGCTGGATTTTGTTAA
- a CDS encoding cupin domain-containing protein, whose protein sequence is MKPINLKQKHSEFTKQWHPHQIAVVDDMQVILAKVQGEFVWHSHEGEDELFQVLKGTLYMKFRDRTEVVEEGEIIVVPKGVEHCPSTKNGEEVHLLLFEKQDTAHTGKVAHEMTQTEYPKI, encoded by the coding sequence ATGAAGCCTATCAACCTAAAACAAAAACATTCAGAATTCACCAAGCAATGGCATCCACATCAAATTGCGGTCGTGGATGACATGCAGGTCATCCTTGCCAAAGTACAGGGAGAGTTTGTTTGGCATTCGCATGAGGGCGAAGATGAACTTTTTCAAGTTTTGAAAGGCACTTTGTACATGAAGTTTCGAGATAGAACCGAAGTTGTGGAAGAAGGTGAGATTATTGTAGTTCCAAAAGGAGTGGAGCATTGCCCTTCGACCAAAAATGGGGAAGAAGTCCATTTATTGCTTTTTGAAAAACAGGATACTGCACATACCGGTAAAGTAGCGCATGAAATGACCCAAACCGAATATCCCAAAATTTAG